Proteins encoded together in one Streptomyces sp. TLI_171 window:
- a CDS encoding GatB/YqeY domain-containing protein: MTTLKEQLQEDLTAAIKARDELRSSTLRLTLAAVTSAEVAGKQKKELSDAEVLQVIGKEAKKRREAAEAFEGAGRAEQAARERSEGEVLDGYLPAQLSDEELAGIVAAAVAESGASGPQGMGAVMKLVRPQVEGKAEGGRVAAAVKAALTG; encoded by the coding sequence ATGACTACGCTCAAGGAGCAGCTGCAGGAGGACCTCACGGCTGCGATCAAGGCACGGGACGAGCTGCGCTCGTCCACCCTCCGGCTGACGCTGGCCGCGGTCACCAGCGCGGAGGTGGCGGGCAAGCAGAAGAAGGAGCTGTCCGACGCCGAGGTGCTGCAGGTGATCGGCAAGGAGGCGAAGAAGCGCCGGGAGGCGGCGGAGGCGTTCGAGGGTGCCGGCCGTGCCGAGCAGGCCGCGCGCGAGCGCTCCGAGGGCGAGGTGCTGGACGGCTACCTGCCGGCGCAGCTGTCGGACGAGGAGCTGGCGGGCATCGTGGCCGCCGCGGTGGCCGAGTCCGGGGCGAGCGGCCCGCAGGGCATGGGCGCCGTGATGAAGCTGGTCCGCCCGCAGGTCGAGGGCAAGGCGGAGGGCGGCCGGGTGGCTGCCGCCGTGAAGGCCGCGCTGACCGGCTGA
- a CDS encoding transglycosylase domain-containing protein encodes MAPTRSTGSALDMAGHGVKFLGGSILAGVLVAGMALPAVGAFGLTAKDTAESFDNIPDDFKTPTLSQASMIYDAKGGLIAKVYDRDRTILTADQMAPVIRQAQVDIEDARFYEHGAVDLKGVLRAATKNAEAGTTAQGASTLTQQYVKNVFVEQAGDDQQAFLEATKKSLGRKIQELKYAIKLEEDLSKDQILTNYLNITFYGHQAYGIEAAANRYFSKSAKDLTIPEAAMLAGLVQNPSAYDPVAHPQAAQTRRNTVINKLLEYKHISPDDAKAALAAPLGIKYSEPQNGCITAQNGMGFFCDYVRHVIKQDPAFGKTSQDRQKLWSQGGLKIYTTIDPDKQAAMYNAVTKKVYVNDPVSAAGTMIKPGTGEILAMAQTRPYGLDESKKQTVLNLNVGSAMGGGSGFSPGSTFKPIMAAAALESGTPITQELPSPYKMDYPKMTTCEGTVHDPKPVQNESQSEVGPFNLQVAMQKSVNTYFIQLEEQVGLCPMKQMADKLGVGTLANGKAIQEVPSMVLGTQEVSPLQMASVYAAFAARGLYCSPVALSSVIGSDGKKIDVPKANCNQAMSQTTADGVNTLLLGVTEKGTGSALGLDDGRQIAGKTGTTDERYAAWFTGYTPELATSVWLGGVGGNVSMKNITIGGKYRSAVYGADGPGPIWQKAMNDALDGTPVTRFQTVNIPAPQPTTSPTDGATPPSGDNAQGGNGWPNGGVTGGFTIPPGVIGGNTDKPGRH; translated from the coding sequence ATGGCACCTACGCGATCTACCGGCTCCGCACTGGACATGGCGGGCCACGGCGTCAAGTTCCTCGGCGGTTCGATCCTGGCCGGAGTCCTGGTCGCCGGTATGGCACTGCCCGCCGTCGGCGCGTTCGGCCTGACCGCGAAGGACACCGCGGAGTCCTTCGACAACATCCCGGACGACTTCAAGACGCCCACCCTCTCCCAGGCGTCGATGATCTACGACGCCAAGGGCGGCCTGATCGCCAAGGTGTACGACCGCGACCGCACCATCCTGACGGCCGATCAGATGGCCCCGGTGATCCGGCAGGCCCAGGTCGACATCGAGGACGCCCGGTTCTACGAGCACGGCGCGGTCGACCTCAAGGGCGTGCTGCGCGCCGCCACCAAGAACGCCGAGGCCGGCACCACCGCCCAGGGCGCCTCCACGCTCACCCAGCAGTACGTGAAGAACGTCTTCGTCGAGCAGGCCGGCGACGACCAGCAGGCGTTCCTCGAGGCGACCAAGAAGAGCCTGGGCCGCAAGATCCAGGAACTGAAGTACGCCATCAAGTTGGAGGAGGACCTGAGCAAGGACCAGATCCTCACCAACTACCTGAACATCACCTTCTACGGCCACCAGGCGTACGGCATCGAAGCCGCCGCCAACCGCTACTTCAGCAAGAGCGCCAAGGACCTCACCATTCCCGAGGCCGCGATGCTGGCCGGCCTGGTGCAGAACCCCTCGGCGTACGACCCGGTCGCCCACCCGCAGGCCGCGCAGACCCGCCGCAACACGGTGATCAACAAGCTGCTGGAGTACAAGCACATCTCGCCGGACGACGCCAAGGCCGCGCTCGCCGCGCCGCTCGGCATCAAGTACTCCGAGCCGCAGAACGGCTGCATCACCGCGCAGAACGGCATGGGCTTCTTCTGCGACTACGTGCGCCACGTGATCAAGCAGGACCCGGCGTTCGGCAAGACCTCCCAGGATCGGCAGAAGCTGTGGTCCCAGGGCGGCCTGAAGATCTACACCACGATCGACCCGGACAAGCAGGCCGCCATGTACAACGCGGTCACCAAGAAGGTCTACGTCAACGACCCGGTCTCCGCCGCCGGCACGATGATCAAGCCCGGCACCGGCGAGATCCTGGCGATGGCGCAGACCCGCCCGTACGGCCTGGACGAGAGCAAGAAGCAGACCGTCCTCAACCTGAACGTCGGCTCCGCGATGGGCGGCGGCAGCGGCTTCTCCCCCGGCTCGACCTTCAAGCCGATCATGGCCGCGGCCGCCCTGGAGTCCGGGACGCCGATCACCCAGGAACTCCCCTCGCCGTACAAGATGGACTACCCCAAGATGACCACCTGCGAGGGGACGGTCCACGACCCCAAGCCGGTGCAGAACGAGTCCCAGTCCGAGGTCGGCCCGTTCAACCTGCAGGTCGCCATGCAGAAGTCGGTCAACACCTACTTCATCCAGCTGGAGGAGCAGGTCGGCCTCTGCCCGATGAAGCAGATGGCCGACAAGCTCGGCGTCGGCACCCTGGCCAACGGCAAGGCCATCCAGGAGGTGCCCTCCATGGTGCTCGGCACCCAGGAGGTCAGCCCGCTCCAGATGGCCAGCGTGTACGCGGCCTTCGCCGCCCGCGGCCTGTACTGCTCCCCGGTCGCGCTGAGCTCCGTGATCGGCTCCGACGGCAAGAAGATCGACGTGCCGAAGGCCAACTGCAACCAGGCGATGTCCCAGACCACCGCGGACGGCGTCAACACCCTGCTGCTCGGCGTGACCGAGAAGGGCACCGGCTCCGCCCTCGGCCTGGACGACGGCCGCCAGATCGCCGGCAAGACCGGCACCACCGACGAGCGCTACGCCGCCTGGTTCACCGGCTACACCCCCGAACTGGCCACGTCGGTCTGGCTCGGCGGCGTCGGCGGCAACGTCTCGATGAAGAACATCACCATCGGCGGCAAGTACCGCTCCGCGGTCTACGGCGCCGACGGCCCCGGCCCGATCTGGCAGAAGGCGATGAACGACGCGCTGGACGGCACGCCCGTCACCCGCTTCCAGACCGTCAACATCCCGGCCCCGCAGCCCACCACCAGCCCGACCGACGGCGCCACGCCGCCCTCCGGCGACAACGCCCAGGGCGGCAACGGCTGGCCCAACGGCGGTGTCACCGGCGGCTTCACCATCCCGCCGGGCGTGATCGGCGGGAACACCGACAAGCCGGGCCGCCACTAG